One genomic region from Jiangella sp. DSM 45060 encodes:
- a CDS encoding DUF4127 family protein: protein MTRIALLPPDERPNTRGYAATIGRCAGVDVLTPPKELMPSFRTPADTAGLAGWLRGVAPDVDHVLVSLELLVHGGLIPSRNTEDRMADVVPRLSVLRELGTPVTAYGVVTRLPTYDNRARSRQEPEYWATHGARLGTLSRLWDEASLGETDEATVAAARASVPDEYVRDLVRRRARNHAVNLAALELAADGVLDTLVISSDDTAPRGLPAAERRLLGHWADRLGADVLMYPGADEVPSVLVARVAASAAGVRPRITVVCPDEAGLERIAPYEDRPLRIGLANQIRAVGGVQVADPADADLVLAVHPPAVEPGDWVSSPPDLTAAAPVDPLVDAVERLLDDGRVVALADVHYANGGDPRLVEALDARRVLGRLAAYGGWNTAGNSIGTTLSAGVAAVLAGTEAAAAERRRFLARKIIEDAHYLPVVRRRIQDEAAARGLLDPPLDELPAVHDRITRDLRAWAAGVDALAGWRIDDARLPWSYTFTVDFELTRAAPTTS from the coding sequence GTGACCCGCATCGCCCTGCTCCCGCCCGACGAGCGGCCGAACACCCGCGGCTACGCGGCGACGATCGGCCGCTGCGCCGGCGTCGACGTCCTGACCCCGCCGAAGGAGTTGATGCCGTCGTTCCGGACGCCCGCCGACACCGCCGGCCTCGCCGGCTGGCTGCGCGGCGTCGCGCCGGACGTCGACCACGTGCTGGTCTCGCTCGAGCTGCTCGTGCACGGCGGGCTGATCCCGTCGCGCAACACCGAGGACCGGATGGCCGACGTCGTCCCGCGACTCTCCGTGCTGCGCGAGCTCGGCACGCCGGTGACCGCCTACGGCGTCGTGACGCGGCTGCCCACCTACGACAACCGCGCCCGCTCCCGGCAGGAACCGGAGTACTGGGCCACCCACGGGGCCCGGCTCGGGACGCTCTCCCGGCTGTGGGACGAGGCGTCCCTCGGCGAGACGGACGAGGCGACCGTCGCCGCCGCCCGCGCGAGCGTCCCCGACGAGTACGTGCGCGACCTCGTGCGGCGGCGCGCCCGCAACCACGCGGTCAACCTCGCCGCGCTGGAGCTGGCGGCGGACGGCGTCCTCGACACGCTGGTGATCTCCTCGGACGACACCGCGCCGCGCGGCCTGCCGGCGGCCGAGCGCCGCCTGCTCGGGCACTGGGCGGACCGCCTCGGCGCCGACGTGCTGATGTACCCGGGCGCCGACGAAGTGCCCAGCGTCCTGGTGGCACGCGTCGCGGCGAGCGCCGCCGGGGTGCGGCCGCGCATCACGGTCGTCTGCCCGGACGAGGCCGGGCTCGAGCGCATCGCGCCGTACGAGGATCGGCCGCTGCGGATCGGCCTGGCGAACCAGATCCGGGCCGTCGGCGGCGTCCAGGTGGCCGATCCGGCTGACGCGGACCTGGTGCTCGCCGTCCACCCGCCGGCGGTCGAGCCCGGCGACTGGGTGTCCTCGCCGCCGGACCTCACCGCCGCGGCGCCGGTGGACCCGCTCGTCGACGCCGTCGAACGGCTGCTCGACGACGGCCGCGTGGTGGCGCTGGCCGACGTGCACTACGCCAACGGCGGCGACCCGCGGCTGGTCGAGGCGCTGGACGCGCGGCGCGTGCTGGGGCGCCTGGCCGCCTACGGCGGCTGGAACACCGCCGGCAACTCGATCGGCACCACCCTCTCCGCCGGCGTCGCGGCCGTCCTGGCCGGCACCGAGGCCGCGGCCGCCGAACGTCGCCGGTTCCTCGCCCGCAAGATCATCGAGGACGCCCACTACCTGCCGGTCGTGCGGCGCCGCATCCAGGACGAGGCCGCCGCCCGCGGGCTGCTCGACCCGCCGCTCGACGAGTTGCCCGCGGTCCACGACCGGATCACCCGGGACCTTCGCGCCTGGGCCGCCGGTGTCGACGCACTCGCCGGCTGGCGCATCGACGACGCGCGACTGCCCTGGTCGTACACGTTCACCGTCGACTTCGAGCTGACGCGGGCGGCGCCCACGACCTCTTGA
- a CDS encoding PQQ-binding-like beta-propeller repeat protein produces the protein MYRLLNRARTRLFALAATGALVLTGAATAEPLNGAATEPVAGATATPPRLPPNPAPDEVVAQNPRLSHLGAPVTTKIITNMVMGEEDGRQVVYGVYRGAGETDSPAAFVVSDALTGELVRSLHLPGASHATEVRAATDGKVYFGTTYDYNFWVYDPVTKDVTNLGPLNEETPTDGYVWSLAAAEDGKMYVGTYPKGHLYLYDPADGTVTNLGQVDPSQSYIRAMAYDLERQNLYVGVGGSRAQIYKVSSDGTTTALITDENAPGLQDESFVFSFTFTGDRLFARGGSSQLLVIGADDQVEYWTDSGKEMFGYHVSERPDAPGRYVFTYGSTFWEYDAATGTKRDLGIPNNGYLNDAYWTDLGDPDWPGPTMVAATSEGVARINLTTGESVAHEIEFSNPVAIQKILTGPDSMYASGYMEGLTPFDSVTGDAGATLKSGQYESSAVRDGKMLLGAYGNGRVLEYDPAAGTAPRQLFDLKAEDQDRPFAMDYDEENDRLFVGTVPYYGNNQGALAVYDFATRKKSVYTAEVVADQSVISVLHHDGLLYVGTTLDGGLGAPPSGQTEAHFVVFDPDTGQKVHDFVPVAGDEGVTGLMVGPDGLIWGVSEDTVFKYDPAQQKIVFSKKLLVNRYGTSTVWAWAYLVTGADGNVYGTNRGSLFRIDAETMEYTRLVNGVGNYANVDANGDILFSSGINIFRYDVPGPVVCDQEITGTQTGPLAVTEGTTCVTDATVVGPVTVGAAAGLVLTGSEVTGPVRAHTAATVTITGSTISGPTHVTGTTGTLTVTGNDITGPVELTGNTTTAPPVVGGNTITGPLACSGNDPAPVSDGDANTVTGPRTGQCADL, from the coding sequence ATGTACCGTCTCCTGAACCGCGCCCGGACGCGACTCTTCGCTCTCGCGGCGACCGGCGCGCTCGTCCTGACGGGCGCCGCCACCGCCGAGCCGCTGAACGGCGCGGCCACCGAGCCGGTCGCCGGTGCCACGGCCACTCCTCCTCGCCTGCCACCGAACCCGGCCCCGGACGAGGTCGTCGCGCAGAACCCGCGGCTGTCCCATCTCGGCGCACCGGTCACGACGAAGATCATCACCAACATGGTGATGGGCGAGGAGGACGGCCGGCAGGTGGTCTACGGGGTGTACCGGGGTGCGGGCGAGACCGACAGCCCGGCGGCGTTCGTCGTCTCCGACGCCCTGACCGGCGAGCTCGTTCGCTCCCTTCACCTGCCAGGTGCTTCGCACGCGACCGAGGTGCGAGCCGCGACGGACGGCAAGGTCTATTTCGGCACGACCTACGACTACAACTTCTGGGTCTACGACCCGGTGACGAAGGACGTCACCAACCTCGGCCCACTCAACGAGGAGACCCCGACGGACGGCTACGTCTGGTCGCTGGCCGCCGCCGAGGACGGCAAGATGTACGTCGGCACCTACCCCAAGGGTCACCTCTACCTGTACGACCCGGCGGACGGCACAGTCACGAACCTCGGTCAGGTCGACCCCAGCCAGTCGTACATCCGCGCCATGGCGTACGACCTCGAACGGCAGAACCTGTACGTGGGTGTCGGCGGCAGCCGGGCGCAGATCTACAAGGTCTCGTCCGACGGCACGACGACCGCTCTGATCACCGACGAGAACGCGCCCGGGCTGCAGGACGAGTCGTTCGTGTTCTCGTTCACCTTCACCGGGGACCGGCTGTTCGCCCGCGGCGGGTCCAGCCAGCTGCTCGTGATCGGCGCCGACGACCAGGTCGAGTACTGGACGGACTCGGGCAAGGAGATGTTCGGCTACCACGTGTCCGAACGCCCGGACGCGCCCGGCAGGTACGTCTTCACCTACGGCTCGACCTTCTGGGAGTACGACGCCGCCACCGGGACCAAGCGGGACCTCGGCATCCCGAACAACGGTTACCTGAACGATGCCTATTGGACCGATCTCGGCGACCCGGACTGGCCGGGGCCGACGATGGTGGCTGCCACCAGCGAGGGCGTCGCGCGCATCAACCTCACCACGGGTGAATCGGTCGCGCACGAGATCGAGTTCAGCAATCCGGTGGCGATCCAGAAGATCCTCACCGGGCCGGACTCGATGTACGCCTCCGGCTACATGGAGGGGCTCACCCCGTTCGACTCCGTCACCGGCGACGCCGGAGCGACGCTCAAGAGCGGTCAGTACGAGTCGTCGGCCGTCCGGGACGGGAAGATGCTGCTCGGCGCGTACGGCAACGGCAGGGTGCTGGAGTACGACCCGGCCGCCGGCACGGCGCCGCGCCAGCTGTTCGACCTCAAGGCCGAGGACCAGGACCGGCCCTTCGCCATGGACTACGACGAGGAGAACGACCGGCTGTTCGTCGGCACCGTGCCCTACTACGGCAACAACCAAGGCGCACTCGCCGTCTACGACTTCGCCACGCGGAAGAAGAGCGTCTACACCGCGGAGGTGGTCGCCGACCAGTCGGTCATCTCCGTCCTGCACCACGACGGGCTGCTGTACGTCGGCACGACGCTCGACGGCGGCCTGGGCGCTCCCCCGTCCGGCCAGACCGAGGCGCACTTCGTCGTGTTCGACCCCGACACCGGCCAGAAGGTGCACGACTTCGTGCCCGTCGCCGGTGACGAGGGCGTCACCGGACTGATGGTGGGCCCGGACGGGCTCATCTGGGGCGTGTCGGAGGACACCGTCTTCAAGTACGACCCCGCGCAGCAGAAGATCGTGTTCTCCAAGAAACTGCTGGTCAACCGGTACGGCACCAGCACCGTCTGGGCCTGGGCCTACCTCGTGACCGGCGCCGACGGCAACGTCTACGGCACCAACCGCGGCTCGCTGTTCCGCATCGACGCCGAGACGATGGAGTACACCCGGCTGGTCAACGGCGTCGGCAACTACGCCAACGTCGACGCCAACGGCGACATCCTGTTCTCCAGCGGCATCAACATCTTCAGGTACGACGTGCCCGGCCCCGTCGTCTGCGACCAGGAGATCACCGGCACCCAAACCGGCCCGCTGGCCGTCACCGAGGGCACCACGTGCGTCACCGACGCCACGGTGGTGGGACCGGTCACCGTCGGCGCGGCCGCCGGCCTCGTCCTGACCGGCTCCGAGGTGACCGGACCCGTCCGGGCGCATACGGCGGCCACCGTCACCATCACCGGCAGCACCATCAGCGGCCCGACCCACGTCACCGGCACCACCGGCACGCTCACCGTCACCGGCAACGACATCACCGGCCCGGTCGAGCTCACCGGCAACACCACCACCGCGCCACCCGTCGTCGGCGGCAACACCATCACCGGCCCGCTCGCCTGCTCCGGCAACGACCCGGCACCCGTCAGCGACGGCGACGCCAACACCGTCACCGGACCCCGAACCGGCCAGTGCGCCGACCTCTGA
- a CDS encoding LacI family DNA-binding transcriptional regulator: MTIYSIAQECGVSASTVSRAFTRPDIVNDDVRERIHAVARRLGYQPNKAARGLATGRAGMVGLLVPDITNPFFPPLVRAIQQAASVQDWSVLLLDADEVAHEETELVEQVKAQVDGLIVASPRSPDADLEATLGDLPAVIVNRVVPGRPSVVCDNSAALTAAGQHLHQLGHRRFALLRGPEASWAARQRAEAIRGWALAAGVELVELGDFAASYEGGREAAPALLGSDATAAFAFDDLMACGVLAGLAEAGRSVPDDHSLVGCDDVLLAQTVTPSLTTVTAPVGELGSTAIGLLRAAMRGDDAREVRLDGTLSLRASTGPVPAGVASR; this comes from the coding sequence GTGACGATCTACTCGATCGCCCAGGAATGCGGCGTCTCGGCGTCCACCGTGTCCCGGGCCTTCACCCGCCCCGACATCGTGAACGACGACGTCCGCGAGCGCATCCACGCCGTCGCGAGGCGCCTGGGCTACCAGCCGAACAAGGCCGCGCGCGGACTTGCCACCGGCCGCGCGGGCATGGTGGGCCTGCTCGTCCCCGACATCACCAACCCGTTCTTCCCGCCGCTCGTCCGCGCCATCCAGCAGGCCGCGTCGGTCCAGGACTGGTCCGTCCTGCTGCTCGACGCCGACGAGGTGGCGCACGAGGAGACCGAGCTCGTCGAGCAGGTCAAGGCCCAGGTCGACGGCCTGATCGTCGCGTCGCCGCGCTCGCCCGACGCCGACCTCGAGGCCACCCTCGGCGACCTCCCCGCCGTCATCGTCAACCGCGTCGTCCCCGGCCGCCCGAGCGTCGTCTGCGACAACTCGGCGGCGCTGACGGCCGCCGGGCAGCACCTGCACCAGCTCGGGCACCGGCGGTTCGCGCTGCTGCGCGGCCCCGAGGCGTCCTGGGCGGCGCGGCAGCGGGCCGAGGCCATCCGCGGCTGGGCGCTCGCGGCCGGGGTCGAGCTGGTCGAGCTCGGCGATTTCGCCGCGTCCTACGAGGGCGGCCGCGAGGCGGCGCCGGCGCTGCTCGGCAGCGACGCCACGGCGGCGTTCGCGTTCGACGACCTCATGGCCTGCGGCGTGCTCGCCGGCCTGGCCGAGGCCGGCCGCTCCGTCCCCGACGACCACAGCCTGGTCGGCTGCGACGACGTCCTCCTGGCCCAGACGGTGACCCCCAGCCTCACCACGGTCACCGCGCCGGTCGGCGAGCTCGGGTCGACGGCCATCGGCCTGCTCCGCGCCGCCATGCGCGGCGACGACGCCCGCGAGGTCCGCCTCGACGGCACGCTGTCGCTGCGCGCCTCCACCGGACCCGTCCCGGCCGGAGTCGCCAGCCGCTGA
- a CDS encoding ABC transporter substrate-binding protein has translation MKSRNLAVASIAGAAALLLAACGGGGDTAQTGGGDGGSVTFVAWGGNAQEAATKGWLEPFSEETGIQVVQDSPNDYAKFQQMVESGNVIWDVVQSGSDIGVVDDPNGILTEIDCTVVPCDELNGLFGAEKYGIPALVFSVVLGYNTEAFDEAPTSWADFFDVEAFPGKRAIYAKDASGGLQGLLDLALIQDGVPIDELYPLDVERALAKLETIKDHLIFYNDFAECTNLLATGEAVMANCYNGRIALAEEEGLPVGLVWSNQVQYADYMVVPKGAPAEENAMRLIAYMVDKDTSAQLGNFIAYGSPNPQASPDPEVADTLPTSNELSGADAPIRIDDAWWVENLEAVNQRWAEWKAQ, from the coding sequence ATGAAGAGCAGAAACCTGGCCGTCGCGAGCATCGCCGGCGCCGCCGCGCTGCTGCTGGCCGCCTGCGGAGGCGGTGGCGACACCGCGCAGACGGGCGGCGGTGACGGCGGCTCGGTCACGTTCGTCGCCTGGGGCGGCAACGCCCAGGAGGCCGCGACCAAGGGCTGGCTCGAGCCGTTCTCCGAGGAGACCGGCATCCAGGTGGTCCAGGACAGCCCCAACGACTACGCGAAGTTCCAGCAGATGGTCGAGAGCGGCAATGTCATCTGGGACGTCGTCCAGTCCGGCTCAGACATCGGCGTGGTCGACGACCCCAACGGCATCCTCACCGAGATCGACTGCACGGTGGTGCCCTGCGACGAGCTGAACGGCCTGTTCGGGGCGGAGAAGTACGGCATCCCGGCACTGGTGTTCAGCGTCGTGCTCGGCTACAACACCGAGGCGTTCGACGAGGCGCCGACGTCGTGGGCCGACTTCTTCGACGTCGAGGCGTTCCCCGGCAAGCGGGCCATCTACGCCAAGGACGCCTCCGGCGGCCTGCAGGGCCTGCTCGACCTCGCGCTCATCCAGGACGGCGTGCCCATCGACGAGCTGTACCCGCTGGACGTCGAGCGGGCACTGGCCAAGCTGGAGACGATCAAGGACCACCTGATCTTCTACAACGACTTCGCCGAGTGCACGAACCTGCTCGCGACCGGCGAGGCCGTCATGGCCAACTGCTACAACGGCCGCATCGCGCTGGCCGAGGAGGAGGGGCTGCCGGTCGGCCTCGTGTGGTCGAACCAGGTCCAGTACGCCGACTACATGGTCGTGCCGAAGGGCGCTCCGGCCGAGGAGAACGCCATGCGGCTGATCGCCTACATGGTCGACAAGGACACCAGCGCCCAGCTGGGCAACTTCATCGCCTACGGCTCGCCGAACCCGCAGGCGTCGCCGGACCCGGAGGTCGCGGACACGCTGCCGACGTCGAACGAGCTGTCCGGCGCCGACGCCCCGATCCGCATCGACGACGCGTGGTGGGTCGAGAACCTCGAGGCCGTCAACCAGCGCTGGGCGGAGTGGAAGGCCCAGTGA
- a CDS encoding thiamine pyrophosphate-binding protein translates to MDWMTGGQAAVTALAAHGVEVVFGIPGSHNLEIYRHLTAAGIRHVVCRHEQGAGYAADGYARVAGRPGVIVTTSGPGILNAAAALASAYGDSVPVLAITPGPPRGTERLDRGWMHEVKDQRAALDAIVDRAVRCESPQAVADAVGDVFAGWAATRTRPVVLEIPVDVLAEAGPVGPIGVRPAPAAPIAPDDALVRAAGVLDAAATPVVVAGGGAIRATASVRALAERLGAPVVETQRGKGVLPAGHELAVGPSLGTTAGRALVRAADAVLVVGTELSDAEAGGEPLACTGTVIRVDVSPAQLHKNLPANLPLLGDAGRVLDRLAALVQPAGDDSGATRARQAADAVAAELDDVLAPHRWIHDALVKVLPAGAVLTGDSSQVTYKGTIHLWPAPAPDRVLAPSGFATLGYAVPAAVGATLAGPGVPVVAVLGDGALMFSVQELRTAADLGRPLPVVVADNGGYAEIAEEMDATGIPRLGVDLPPPDYPALAAAMGAAYAAVTDVATLADALAAALDHPGPTLILARS, encoded by the coding sequence ATGGACTGGATGACAGGCGGCCAGGCGGCGGTGACGGCGCTGGCCGCCCACGGCGTCGAGGTGGTCTTCGGGATCCCCGGCAGCCACAACCTGGAGATCTACCGGCACCTGACGGCGGCCGGCATCCGGCACGTCGTCTGCCGGCACGAGCAAGGCGCCGGTTACGCGGCCGACGGGTACGCGCGGGTCGCCGGTCGGCCCGGGGTGATCGTCACGACCAGCGGGCCGGGCATCCTCAACGCGGCGGCAGCGCTGGCCAGCGCCTACGGCGACTCCGTGCCCGTGCTGGCCATCACGCCGGGGCCGCCGCGCGGTACCGAGCGGCTGGACCGCGGCTGGATGCACGAGGTGAAGGACCAGCGTGCCGCGCTGGACGCGATCGTCGACCGTGCCGTGCGCTGCGAGAGCCCGCAGGCGGTGGCCGACGCGGTCGGCGACGTCTTCGCCGGCTGGGCCGCCACCCGGACCCGCCCGGTCGTGCTGGAGATCCCGGTCGACGTGCTCGCCGAGGCCGGCCCGGTCGGCCCCATCGGCGTGCGGCCGGCGCCGGCCGCGCCGATCGCGCCGGACGACGCGCTGGTCCGGGCGGCCGGCGTGCTCGACGCCGCCGCGACACCGGTCGTCGTCGCCGGTGGCGGGGCGATCCGCGCCACGGCGTCGGTCCGCGCGCTGGCCGAGCGGCTGGGCGCGCCGGTCGTCGAGACCCAGCGCGGCAAGGGCGTCCTGCCGGCCGGCCACGAGCTCGCCGTCGGGCCGTCGCTGGGCACCACGGCCGGACGGGCGCTCGTGCGGGCCGCGGACGCCGTCCTCGTCGTCGGCACCGAGCTGAGCGACGCCGAGGCCGGCGGCGAGCCGCTGGCCTGCACCGGCACCGTCATCCGGGTGGACGTCAGCCCGGCCCAGCTGCACAAGAACCTGCCCGCCAACCTGCCGCTGCTGGGCGACGCCGGGCGGGTGCTGGACCGGCTGGCCGCGCTCGTCCAGCCGGCCGGCGACGACAGCGGCGCCACCCGCGCGCGCCAGGCCGCGGACGCCGTCGCCGCGGAGCTGGACGACGTGCTGGCGCCGCACCGCTGGATCCACGACGCGCTGGTGAAGGTGCTGCCGGCCGGCGCCGTGCTCACCGGCGACAGCTCACAGGTGACCTACAAGGGGACCATCCACCTGTGGCCCGCGCCGGCGCCGGACCGCGTCCTGGCGCCGTCCGGGTTCGCCACCCTCGGCTACGCCGTACCGGCCGCCGTCGGCGCGACCCTGGCCGGCCCCGGCGTGCCGGTCGTCGCCGTCCTCGGTGACGGCGCCCTGATGTTCAGCGTCCAGGAGCTGCGGACCGCCGCCGACCTCGGACGCCCGCTGCCGGTCGTCGTCGCCGACAACGGCGGCTACGCCGAGATCGCCGAGGAGATGGACGCCACGGGGATCCCGCGGCTCGGTGTCGACCTGCCACCGCCGGACTATCCGGCACTGGCCGCCGCCATGGGCGCGGCCTACGCGGCCGTGACGGACGTGGCGACGCTCGCCGACGCCCTCGCCGCCGCGCTCGACCATCCGGGGCCGACGTTGATCCTGGCCCGGTCCTGA
- a CDS encoding AGE family epimerase/isomerase translates to MRSKARTELEKVILPFWLEHGIDPGHGGFHTCFDNRGRTLASTDKYTWSQGRFVWLLARAAGLADRGRLDVDAAALVRHAEAGAAFLARHAIRDDAACHFVTATDGTPATGPNGETRSVYADCFVVMGLAELAAVTAEPGWLELAEPILARAAHDIGDGTAPTPPYDVPPGFVAFGPRMILLNTLLVHAEARQRLGALPEPDRDRLSAALDVMLTHRLPDGTFVEMRPDDPDLDETLVARHRVPGHALEGLWVALHTAELIGRPDVVPDLLASVAPLCASAWDETHGGLFRYVDRAAPAAPRGRDSGTPYERLLARTWDTKLWWVHTEAAYTTALAAHRYDDGGAREWFDRIWGYTLHTFPGGADGAEWIQIRDRAGRPLDEVVALPVKDPFHIARNLLQLVELEAQP, encoded by the coding sequence ATGCGATCCAAGGCGCGGACCGAACTGGAGAAGGTCATCCTGCCGTTCTGGCTGGAGCACGGGATCGACCCCGGGCACGGCGGTTTCCACACGTGTTTCGACAACCGCGGCCGCACGCTGGCGTCGACCGACAAGTACACGTGGTCGCAGGGCCGCTTCGTCTGGCTGCTCGCCCGTGCGGCCGGGCTGGCCGACCGTGGCCGGCTCGACGTCGACGCCGCCGCCCTCGTCCGGCACGCCGAGGCCGGCGCGGCGTTCCTCGCCCGCCACGCCATCCGCGACGACGCGGCGTGCCACTTCGTCACGGCCACCGACGGCACGCCGGCGACCGGGCCGAACGGCGAGACGCGCAGTGTGTACGCCGACTGCTTCGTGGTCATGGGGCTGGCCGAGCTGGCCGCCGTCACCGCGGAGCCGGGCTGGCTGGAGCTCGCCGAGCCGATCCTGGCGCGGGCCGCGCACGACATCGGCGACGGCACCGCCCCGACGCCGCCGTACGACGTCCCGCCCGGTTTCGTCGCGTTCGGCCCGCGGATGATCCTGCTCAACACGCTGCTCGTGCACGCGGAGGCGCGGCAGCGGCTCGGCGCCCTGCCGGAGCCGGACCGGGACCGGCTGAGCGCCGCGCTGGACGTCATGCTCACCCACCGGCTGCCCGACGGCACCTTCGTGGAGATGCGGCCCGACGACCCGGACCTCGACGAGACGCTGGTGGCCCGGCACCGGGTACCCGGCCACGCGCTGGAGGGCCTCTGGGTCGCGCTGCACACGGCCGAGCTGATCGGCCGCCCCGACGTCGTACCGGACCTGCTGGCCAGCGTGGCGCCGCTGTGCGCGTCGGCCTGGGACGAGACCCACGGCGGCCTGTTCCGCTACGTCGACCGCGCCGCCCCCGCCGCGCCCCGCGGCCGCGACTCGGGCACGCCGTACGAGCGGCTGCTCGCCCGCACCTGGGACACCAAGCTCTGGTGGGTGCACACCGAGGCCGCCTACACCACGGCGCTCGCCGCGCACCGCTACGACGACGGCGGCGCGCGCGAGTGGTTCGACCGCATCTGGGGCTACACGCTGCACACCTTCCCCGGCGGCGCCGACGGCGCGGAGTGGATCCAGATCCGCGACCGCGCCGGCCGGCCGCTCGACGAGGTCGTGGCGCTGCCGGTGAAGGACCCGTTCCACATCGCCCGCAATCTGCTGCAGCTCGTCGAACTGGAGGCCCAGCCGTGA
- a CDS encoding enolase C-terminal domain-like protein, with protein sequence MTEIDTDVEVLDARVAFTQTDLAHPFVISGRTIAWFTVAVVEVDVRNRAGATATGRGASILSVPWAWPRSALTVEQRDAVLRDLTRRLADGACGLPPADPIRRWLDAHEAVGDAAAAAAAAAGLGEPVPPLAALLSLGAVDNALHDAWARAAGLPAHTMYTGRHLRDDLGVRLGPALDGRWPGDFLAARRTRLEVQHLAGATDPLEPDDAADGRRSLREWLTADGVRHVKIKVHARDAAKDARRVADVHRLGRDLGLDLALAIDPNEGYQRPDDVGDLLDHLDRIDPAAGRAVAYVEQPVPRDTTPDPAALARIGRRLPVVMDEGLTDPHTVPALRDAGWGGIVVKAGKGHSAALLAHAAAKAAGLYVTVQDLTAVDLALVHSARLVSLFDLPSPHLEYNSRQYAPAANARLGGDRPDLTTVRDGAVTISAPAEPGLY encoded by the coding sequence GTGACGGAGATCGACACCGACGTCGAGGTGCTCGACGCCCGGGTGGCGTTCACGCAGACCGACCTCGCCCACCCGTTCGTCATCAGCGGGCGGACCATCGCCTGGTTCACGGTGGCCGTCGTCGAGGTGGACGTCCGCAACCGCGCGGGCGCGACGGCCACGGGCCGCGGCGCGTCGATCCTCTCCGTCCCCTGGGCCTGGCCGCGCTCGGCCCTCACGGTCGAGCAGCGCGACGCGGTCCTGCGCGACCTGACCCGGCGGCTGGCCGACGGGGCGTGCGGCCTGCCGCCGGCCGACCCGATCCGCCGCTGGCTCGACGCCCACGAGGCCGTCGGCGACGCCGCCGCTGCCGCCGCCGCGGCCGCCGGGCTCGGTGAGCCGGTGCCGCCGCTGGCCGCGTTGCTGTCGCTCGGCGCCGTCGACAACGCGCTGCACGACGCCTGGGCCCGGGCCGCCGGGCTGCCCGCCCACACGATGTACACCGGGCGGCACCTGCGCGACGACCTCGGCGTCCGGCTCGGCCCGGCCCTGGACGGCCGCTGGCCGGGCGACTTCCTCGCCGCCCGGCGGACGCGGCTGGAGGTCCAGCACCTGGCCGGCGCGACCGATCCGCTCGAACCGGACGACGCCGCGGACGGGCGGCGATCCCTGCGCGAGTGGCTGACGGCCGACGGCGTGCGGCACGTGAAGATCAAGGTCCACGCGCGCGACGCCGCCAAGGACGCCCGGCGGGTGGCCGACGTGCACCGGCTGGGCCGGGACCTCGGCCTCGACCTCGCGCTGGCGATCGACCCGAACGAGGGCTACCAGCGGCCCGACGACGTCGGGGACCTACTCGACCACCTCGACCGGATCGATCCGGCGGCCGGCCGGGCCGTCGCCTACGTCGAGCAGCCGGTGCCGCGCGACACGACGCCCGACCCGGCCGCGCTGGCCCGCATCGGCCGCCGCCTCCCCGTCGTCATGGACGAAGGGCTGACCGACCCGCACACCGTGCCGGCTCTGCGCGACGCCGGCTGGGGCGGAATCGTCGTCAAGGCGGGCAAGGGGCACAGCGCGGCGCTGCTCGCGCACGCCGCCGCCAAGGCGGCCGGCCTCTACGTGACGGTCCAGGACCTCACCGCGGTCGACCTGGCGCTGGTGCACTCGGCCCGGCTGGTCAGCCTGTTCGACCTGCCGTCACCACACCTCGAGTACAACAGCCGCCAGTACGCACCGGCGGCCAACGCGCGGCTCGGCGGCGACCGGCCGGACCTCACGACCGTGCGCGACGGCGCCGTGACGATCTCCGCTCCGGCCGAGCCCGGCCTCTACTGA